A DNA window from Pirellulales bacterium contains the following coding sequences:
- a CDS encoding FAD-dependent oxidoreductase, translating into MTAKRIVVLGGGFAGLWSAVGAARHLDQLGVPSTEVEITLINRDAFHGIRVRNYEADLAQVRIPLDDVLAPIGVARVTGTVADIKLAAREVLLNTARGPQALGYDRLVFALGSQLVRPAIPGAGQHLFDVDTFDGATRLNRHLAELPAQPDVPGRFTVLVVGAGLTGIETAAEMPGKLRAALTAAGQSHPFRIILADRGPWIGSDMGHAARAIIAEALSDLKIESRPDVDIVSVSANGATLRSGEEIPARTVVWCAGMRAHPLTSVFPVEHDRFGRLPVDPYLRVTGVPSLFAAGDVAAAMMDDQHVSVMSCQHGRPMGRFAGHNVISDLLDLPMLPLAIRWYVTVLDLGPWGAVYTEGWDRHVVAKGAAAKRTKQIINCKRIYPPRSGNRAEILAAAAPVVQNPPATYRE; encoded by the coding sequence ATGACGGCGAAGCGCATTGTCGTGCTGGGGGGCGGATTCGCCGGCCTGTGGAGCGCGGTCGGGGCCGCTCGGCATCTCGATCAACTGGGCGTGCCGTCCACCGAGGTCGAGATCACGCTCATCAATCGCGACGCGTTTCACGGCATCCGGGTGCGCAACTACGAAGCGGACCTTGCGCAGGTTCGGATTCCCCTGGACGACGTGCTCGCGCCAATCGGCGTCGCGCGCGTCACGGGCACAGTCGCCGACATCAAACTCGCTGCGCGCGAAGTGCTACTGAATACCGCCAGAGGCCCGCAGGCGTTGGGATACGATCGATTGGTGTTCGCGCTGGGGAGCCAGTTGGTGCGGCCGGCGATTCCCGGCGCAGGTCAGCACCTGTTCGACGTCGACACTTTCGATGGCGCAACGCGACTGAATCGACATCTGGCTGAGCTGCCGGCCCAGCCCGACGTTCCGGGGCGGTTTACCGTTCTCGTGGTGGGTGCCGGGCTGACAGGCATCGAAACGGCCGCGGAAATGCCGGGCAAGCTCCGCGCGGCGCTCACGGCCGCCGGTCAGTCGCACCCCTTTCGTATTATTTTGGCCGATCGCGGTCCTTGGATCGGATCCGACATGGGCCACGCAGCGCGCGCTATCATTGCCGAGGCCCTGAGCGACCTGAAAATCGAATCGCGGCCCGACGTCGATATCGTTTCGGTTAGTGCCAATGGCGCGACGCTCAGATCGGGCGAAGAGATTCCAGCGCGAACGGTCGTCTGGTGCGCCGGCATGCGTGCACATCCCCTCACGAGTGTGTTCCCGGTAGAGCACGATCGATTCGGCCGCTTGCCGGTCGACCCTTACCTACGCGTGACGGGTGTGCCCAGTTTATTCGCGGCCGGAGATGTGGCGGCGGCCATGATGGACGATCAACATGTCTCGGTGATGTCGTGCCAGCACGGACGGCCCATGGGCCGTTTTGCCGGACATAACGTCATCAGCGACCTGTTGGACCTGCCGATGTTGCCGCTGGCCATTCGCTGGTACGTGACGGTGCTCGACCTCGGGCCGTGGGGCGCGGTGTACACCGAAGGCTGGGATCGGCATGTGGTGGCAAAAGGGGCTGCCGCGAAACGCACCAAACAGATTATCAACTGCAAGCGGATTTATCCGCCGCGCTCAGGCAACCGCGCCGAGATCCTCGCTGCCGCGGCGCCGGTCGTACAAAACCCTCCGGCGACGTACCGCGAGTAG
- a CDS encoding isoprenylcysteine carboxylmethyltransferase family protein, whose protein sequence is MAGPRWLMPFMGAAILLTLVVSLVDCALDTQEPVRLLNAAGAVLMLTGAVLRSWAIKTLGRYFLDEVTILPDQPLVTCGPFAYLRHPSELGTMCLVLGSAMVLGSLTGAVLFVVLIVPCVLWRTRLEDVVLAHHFPVEFAAYCRQVHAFRPVMRATFSQPLAILGPKNAGCPGAECH, encoded by the coding sequence ATGGCCGGTCCGCGTTGGCTTATGCCGTTCATGGGGGCAGCGATATTGCTCACCTTGGTCGTTTCGCTTGTCGATTGCGCGCTAGATACACAAGAACCAGTGAGACTACTCAACGCCGCTGGGGCTGTCTTGATGTTAACCGGAGCAGTTCTCCGCAGCTGGGCAATCAAGACATTAGGGCGATACTTCCTCGACGAAGTGACGATCCTGCCTGATCAACCGCTGGTAACGTGCGGCCCGTTCGCTTACCTGCGTCATCCGTCGGAACTTGGCACGATGTGTTTGGTCTTGGGAAGCGCAATGGTCCTAGGCAGCCTGACCGGAGCGGTCTTATTTGTAGTGTTGATCGTTCCCTGCGTTCTTTGGCGTACACGTTTAGAGGACGTGGTGCTCGCCCACCATTTCCCTGTCGAGTTCGCAGCCTATTGTCGTCAGGTGCATGCATTTCGCCCTGTGATGCGGGCGACGTTCTCGCAACCGCTCGCGATCCTCGGCCCGAAAAACGCGGGTTGCCCTGGCGCAGAATGCCATTGA
- the lpdA gene encoding dihydrolipoyl dehydrogenase: protein MQTQLAVLGSGPGGYTAAFLAADLGMDVVLIDADSRLGGTCLLRGCIPSKALLHVARVLEEAKEMADWGLAFQQPQITLEALRARKEKVVSTLTGGLKQLAKQRKVRVVQARAAFESSQALVLTGGDPSTYEGDRLSFEHCILATGSVPAKIPAFDLPTDRVMDSTGALELRDIPESLLVVGGGYIGLELGTVYSELGTAVTVVELTSGLLPGADRDLVRPLHSRLKTRFKEILLDTKVVSLADKGDSIEVVLEGADGKRTERYSRVLVSVGRKPSSAGIGLENTKVEVDKRGFVVIDRQQRTGDPRISAIGDVAGEPMLAHKAMYEGRIAVEAILGEPAEFDALAVPAVVFTDPEIAWAGLTEDQAQREGREVEIARYPWAAIGRAVALGRTEGMTKLVIDPQSERILGIGITGINAGDLISEGVLAIEMGCTVRDLTSIIHPHPTLSETVGAAGEVFLGLATEIYRPRREKQEA, encoded by the coding sequence ATGCAGACGCAACTTGCAGTTCTAGGGTCCGGCCCCGGCGGCTACACCGCGGCGTTTCTGGCGGCCGATTTAGGGATGGACGTGGTGCTGATCGACGCCGATTCTCGCCTGGGAGGCACCTGCCTGCTGCGGGGCTGCATCCCCTCGAAAGCTCTGTTGCACGTCGCCCGCGTGCTGGAAGAAGCCAAGGAAATGGCCGACTGGGGACTTGCCTTCCAGCAGCCCCAGATAACGCTCGAAGCCCTGCGGGCGCGCAAGGAAAAGGTTGTTTCGACACTGACCGGCGGGCTGAAGCAGCTGGCCAAGCAGCGCAAGGTGCGCGTCGTGCAGGCCCGCGCCGCGTTTGAAAGCTCGCAGGCGCTCGTGCTGACCGGCGGCGATCCATCGACCTACGAAGGGGACCGACTGAGCTTCGAGCATTGCATCCTGGCCACGGGGAGCGTTCCAGCCAAGATCCCTGCTTTTGATTTGCCGACCGACCGCGTGATGGATTCCACCGGCGCGCTCGAACTGCGTGATATCCCCGAAAGTCTGCTGGTGGTAGGGGGCGGATACATCGGCTTGGAGCTGGGGACCGTCTACTCCGAGCTCGGGACGGCCGTGACCGTAGTGGAACTAACAAGCGGTTTGTTGCCCGGCGCCGATCGCGACCTGGTTCGTCCCCTGCACAGCCGTTTGAAGACGCGTTTCAAGGAGATCCTGCTCGATACCAAAGTCGTGTCGCTGGCTGACAAAGGGGACTCGATCGAGGTCGTCCTGGAAGGGGCCGACGGCAAGCGCACCGAGCGTTACAGCCGCGTGCTCGTCTCGGTGGGCCGCAAACCATCCAGCGCCGGCATTGGTCTGGAAAATACCAAAGTCGAGGTCGACAAGCGCGGCTTCGTCGTGATCGATCGGCAGCAGCGCACCGGCGACCCGCGAATCTCGGCCATCGGCGACGTGGCGGGCGAGCCGATGCTCGCTCATAAGGCCATGTACGAAGGACGCATCGCGGTCGAAGCAATCCTGGGCGAGCCGGCGGAGTTCGACGCGCTGGCCGTTCCAGCCGTCGTATTCACCGATCCCGAGATCGCCTGGGCCGGACTGACCGAGGATCAAGCTCAACGCGAAGGACGCGAAGTCGAAATCGCCCGTTATCCGTGGGCTGCCATCGGCCGTGCCGTGGCGCTAGGTCGCACCGAAGGAATGACCAAGCTGGTCATCGACCCGCAGAGCGAGCGCATTCTGGGAATCGGCATCACCGGCATTAACGCGGGCGACTTGATCAGCGAAGGGGTGCTGGCCATCGAGATGGGTTGCACGGTCCGCGACCTCACCTCGATCATTCATCCGCATCCTACGCTCAGCGAGACCGTTGGAGCGGCCGGAGAAGTTTTCTTGGGTCTGGCCACCGAGATTTATCGGCCGCGGCGCGAAAAGCAGGAGGCCTAA
- a CDS encoding tetratricopeptide repeat protein: MAAAKKRKNPAQRAALRQQSTPAEPTPPVTNAPVDWQHWQPIAMPVVVFAVLSAAIGLVYGPGARAPLVHDDLVSVVTNHSIVRLWPLVGAPGPLNPAKDLPTSGRPLVNLAMALNYHFGQYNPFGYHIFNFAVHALCATLVWALLRRMLSLDYFRGVFDPRANWLAFGIALLWALHPLVTQSVEYVTQRSELMVGLCYLTTTYASLRYFTATAGNTRNAWLAIATLSCFAGMACKESMVTAPLIVALVDRTFIAGSWRRAWQQSWPLYVALASSWLLLIGLNVGGPRSASAGFQSELPAHVWWLTQTEVLAMYIKLAFWPAPLLMHYELPRLETLGAAWPWALPVAAAVVTTLALLYRKSATGFLCGWFFVILAPTLVVPVYTEIAAERRMYLPLIAIVTFVLVGTYKLVERIARRLNPDAETGSRRRWSAGIVMSAALALAVVCGASSARRVKDYLDPLVLWQGVIDVQPDNVVALVALAEALAGNGRSDEAIDRLRQALLIAPDSTVPLHSLGTILLSRGQQTEAIEHFEKVVELLPNSAIAYNNLGVALNAAGKTAEAIAVYEKALQLDPDYLEAHNNLATALANAGRMNDALAQYGIAVRMQPDFVGAHKSMGIILIDTGRQAEGIEHLEIAARLQPDVDTYARLMLAYAATQHFSSALATADEALKLARSTGQTNMIGKLEALRNQVLAAQAQQKR; the protein is encoded by the coding sequence ATGGCAGCCGCCAAAAAACGTAAGAACCCGGCCCAGCGCGCTGCGCTCCGCCAACAATCGACACCGGCCGAGCCGACGCCGCCCGTCACCAACGCACCCGTTGACTGGCAGCACTGGCAACCCATCGCGATGCCAGTGGTGGTCTTCGCCGTGTTAAGCGCCGCGATCGGGCTCGTCTATGGACCGGGGGCTCGCGCGCCTTTGGTTCACGACGACCTGGTGTCGGTCGTGACCAACCATTCGATCGTCAGGCTATGGCCGTTGGTGGGCGCCCCGGGGCCATTGAATCCGGCCAAAGATCTGCCGACGTCGGGCAGGCCGCTTGTGAATCTGGCCATGGCGCTGAATTACCATTTCGGCCAATACAATCCGTTCGGCTACCACATCTTCAACTTTGCAGTGCACGCGCTGTGCGCGACGCTCGTTTGGGCGCTGCTTCGGCGGATGCTCAGTCTCGATTACTTTCGAGGCGTGTTTGATCCGCGGGCCAACTGGCTCGCATTCGGCATCGCGCTCTTGTGGGCCTTGCATCCGTTGGTGACCCAGAGCGTCGAGTACGTCACGCAGCGCAGCGAGCTGATGGTTGGTTTGTGCTATTTGACGACGACATACGCCAGCCTCCGCTATTTCACGGCCACGGCAGGGAACACGCGCAACGCATGGCTGGCGATCGCCACGCTCAGCTGTTTTGCGGGCATGGCCTGCAAGGAATCGATGGTCACGGCCCCGCTGATCGTCGCGCTCGTCGATCGCACATTCATTGCCGGCTCTTGGCGCCGCGCCTGGCAGCAATCGTGGCCGCTGTACGTCGCCCTCGCTTCGAGTTGGCTATTGCTCATCGGGCTCAACGTGGGCGGGCCGCGCTCTGCATCGGCCGGCTTTCAGTCCGAATTGCCGGCGCACGTTTGGTGGCTGACGCAAACCGAGGTGCTGGCGATGTACATCAAATTGGCCTTCTGGCCGGCCCCCTTGTTGATGCATTACGAGTTGCCCCGCTTGGAGACGCTTGGCGCAGCGTGGCCCTGGGCCTTGCCAGTCGCGGCGGCGGTCGTTACCACGCTGGCGCTGCTATATCGGAAGTCGGCGACAGGCTTTTTGTGTGGCTGGTTCTTCGTCATCCTAGCGCCGACTTTGGTGGTGCCGGTCTACACCGAAATCGCGGCCGAGCGGCGGATGTACCTGCCCTTGATCGCCATCGTGACGTTTGTGCTCGTGGGTACTTACAAACTGGTGGAGCGGATCGCGCGGCGGCTGAATCCGGACGCCGAGACCGGCTCACGCCGTCGGTGGTCGGCAGGGATCGTGATGTCGGCTGCCCTGGCGCTGGCCGTCGTTTGCGGCGCGTCCAGCGCGCGCCGGGTCAAAGACTATCTCGATCCGCTTGTGCTCTGGCAAGGTGTGATCGACGTCCAACCCGACAATGTTGTGGCGCTCGTGGCGCTGGCCGAAGCGCTGGCCGGGAATGGGCGTTCTGACGAGGCGATCGACCGCCTCCGGCAGGCACTCTTGATCGCGCCGGACTCGACGGTTCCGCTCCATTCGCTGGGCACCATTTTGCTATCGCGCGGCCAGCAGACCGAAGCGATTGAGCATTTTGAGAAGGTTGTGGAATTGCTACCGAACTCGGCCATCGCCTACAACAACCTGGGGGTAGCGCTCAATGCCGCCGGCAAAACGGCGGAAGCGATTGCCGTCTACGAAAAGGCCTTGCAACTCGATCCGGATTACCTGGAGGCGCACAACAATCTGGCCACCGCGTTGGCCAATGCGGGCCGGATGAACGACGCTCTTGCGCAGTACGGCATCGCCGTGCGAATGCAGCCGGACTTCGTCGGCGCGCACAAAAGTATGGGGATCATCCTGATCGATACGGGCCGTCAGGCCGAGGGGATCGAACACTTGGAAATCGCCGCGAGATTGCAACCGGATGTCGATACCTACGCCAGGCTCATGCTCGCCTATGCCGCAACGCAACACTTCAGCAGTGCACTCGCTACGGCCGACGAGGCGCTAAAGCTGGCGCGATCCACGGGACAAACAAATATGATCGGCAAGCTGGAAGCCTTGCGCAACCAGGTTTTGGCCGCGCAGGCGCAACAGAAACGGTGA
- the acnA gene encoding aconitate hydratase AcnA, whose translation MNATSRKHDPFGARDTFETGSGRAGIYRLSRLEARGLCRVEELPFSIRLLLEAALRTCDGYEVTEADVESLAHWATTSHKDVEIPFKPARVVLQDFTGVPCVVDLAAMRGAMQHLGGDPKRINPLIPVDLVIDHSVQVDHFGENSSLDLNVDLEFHRNAERYEFLRWGQKAFNNFRVVPPAVGIVHQVNLEFLANCVFLRKDEHGEVAVPDTLVGTDSHTTMINGLGVLGWGVGGIEAEAVMLGQPLYMLLPEVVGFELTGQLPAGTTATDLVLTVTQILRKAGVVGKFVEFFGAGLSNIKLADRATIGNMAPEYGATMGFFPVDEETLRYLRTTGRSDANVQLVERYAKEQGLFRTDQTPTPKFSQQLSLDLGTVEASLAGPKRPQDRVPLRSMQESFRHSLRAPVNERGFALSEADLGRKATVANNGSSSEIGHGAVVIAAITSCTNTSNPSVMLGAGLLAKKAVAKGLHVKPHVKTSLAPGSRVVTDYLARAGMTEALDALGFNTVGYGCTTCIGNSGPLPDAVANAVTKGDLVAAAVLSGNRNFEGRINPLVKANYLASPPLVVAYALAGTTDIDLVTEPLGKGKDGQPVFLKDIWPTQQEVNDAIDQAVRPEMFRARYSGVFQSNERWNKIDVAGSDLYSWNPDSTYIQEPPFLVDLHAKPDPIHPIVGARVLAALGDSVTTDHISPAGSIAAKGPAGQYLIAQGVQPADFNSYGARRGNDRVMTRGTFANIRIRNLLAPGTEGGVTRHLPDGAAMSIYDAAMKYKEEGVPLVVLAGAEYGTGSSRDWAAKGTLLLGVRVVIAVSYERIHRSNLVGMGILPLQFADGQTWQSVGLTGEEVFEVLGLDDNVKPRSQLTVCATAPDGKVTEFSATVRIDSPVEVDYYRNGGILQTVLRKLAAGG comes from the coding sequence ATGAACGCCACGTCGCGCAAGCACGATCCTTTTGGAGCGCGGGACACGTTTGAAACGGGTTCCGGTCGCGCAGGAATTTACCGCTTGTCGCGACTCGAGGCGCGCGGCTTGTGCCGCGTGGAAGAACTTCCCTTTTCGATTCGCTTGTTGCTCGAGGCCGCGCTGCGAACCTGCGACGGTTACGAGGTCACCGAGGCCGACGTCGAATCGCTCGCCCATTGGGCAACGACCTCGCACAAAGATGTCGAGATTCCGTTCAAGCCAGCCCGCGTCGTGTTGCAAGACTTCACCGGCGTGCCATGTGTCGTTGACCTGGCCGCCATGCGCGGCGCCATGCAGCATTTGGGCGGCGACCCCAAGCGCATCAACCCCTTGATCCCCGTCGACCTGGTGATCGATCACTCGGTACAGGTCGACCACTTCGGCGAGAATTCCTCGTTAGATCTGAACGTCGATCTGGAGTTCCATCGCAACGCCGAGCGCTACGAGTTCCTCCGCTGGGGACAAAAGGCCTTTAATAACTTTCGCGTCGTGCCGCCGGCTGTGGGTATCGTCCACCAGGTGAATCTCGAGTTCCTCGCCAACTGCGTGTTTCTTCGTAAAGATGAGCACGGCGAGGTCGCTGTGCCCGATACCTTGGTCGGAACCGACAGCCACACCACGATGATCAATGGCCTGGGAGTATTGGGCTGGGGCGTGGGGGGCATCGAGGCTGAGGCCGTGATGCTCGGCCAGCCGTTGTACATGCTGCTTCCTGAAGTTGTCGGCTTCGAGCTAACCGGACAATTGCCCGCCGGCACGACAGCCACCGATTTGGTGCTGACCGTGACGCAGATCTTGCGCAAGGCGGGCGTGGTCGGAAAGTTCGTCGAGTTCTTCGGAGCGGGTTTGTCGAACATCAAACTGGCCGACCGGGCCACGATCGGCAACATGGCGCCGGAATACGGCGCCACGATGGGCTTCTTCCCTGTCGACGAGGAAACATTGCGTTACCTGCGCACAACCGGTCGCAGCGACGCCAACGTGCAGCTCGTCGAGCGCTACGCCAAAGAGCAGGGTTTGTTTCGCACGGACCAGACGCCGACGCCCAAATTCAGCCAGCAACTGTCGCTCGATCTCGGCACTGTCGAGGCGAGCCTGGCAGGCCCCAAACGCCCGCAAGATCGCGTGCCGCTCAGATCGATGCAGGAATCGTTCCGGCACTCGCTGCGGGCGCCGGTTAACGAGCGCGGTTTCGCCTTGAGTGAAGCCGACTTGGGGCGTAAAGCCACGGTGGCCAACAATGGCTCGTCGAGCGAGATTGGCCACGGTGCCGTGGTTATCGCTGCGATCACGAGTTGCACCAACACCAGTAACCCTTCAGTAATGCTGGGAGCCGGTCTGTTGGCGAAAAAGGCCGTCGCGAAGGGCCTGCACGTCAAACCGCACGTCAAAACGAGCCTGGCGCCGGGATCGCGCGTGGTGACCGACTACCTCGCGCGCGCCGGCATGACCGAGGCGCTCGACGCGCTCGGCTTCAACACCGTCGGCTATGGTTGCACGACGTGCATTGGCAATAGCGGACCGCTGCCTGACGCCGTGGCCAATGCCGTCACGAAGGGCGATCTGGTCGCTGCGGCCGTGTTGAGCGGTAATCGCAACTTCGAAGGACGTATCAACCCGCTGGTGAAGGCCAATTATCTTGCAAGCCCCCCCTTGGTCGTCGCCTATGCCCTGGCAGGTACTACGGACATCGACCTGGTGACCGAGCCGCTCGGCAAGGGGAAGGACGGACAGCCGGTCTTTCTCAAGGATATTTGGCCGACGCAGCAGGAAGTCAACGACGCGATAGATCAGGCCGTACGTCCCGAGATGTTTCGCGCGCGGTACTCCGGCGTGTTTCAGTCGAACGAGCGCTGGAACAAAATCGACGTCGCCGGCAGCGACTTGTACTCCTGGAATCCCGACAGCACCTACATTCAAGAGCCTCCGTTCCTGGTGGATCTGCACGCCAAGCCCGATCCGATCCATCCGATCGTCGGGGCGCGTGTGCTGGCGGCTCTAGGCGATTCGGTGACGACGGATCACATTTCGCCGGCAGGATCGATCGCCGCCAAGGGGCCGGCCGGTCAATACCTGATTGCGCAGGGCGTACAGCCGGCAGATTTCAACAGCTACGGGGCGCGGCGTGGCAACGATCGGGTCATGACCCGCGGCACGTTTGCCAATATCCGCATTCGCAATTTGCTGGCGCCGGGAACCGAAGGCGGCGTGACGCGCCATCTGCCAGACGGCGCCGCGATGTCGATCTATGACGCGGCCATGAAGTACAAGGAAGAAGGCGTACCGCTGGTCGTCTTGGCCGGAGCCGAATATGGCACAGGGAGCAGCCGCGACTGGGCCGCCAAGGGAACGCTACTCTTGGGCGTACGCGTGGTGATCGCCGTCAGCTACGAAAGAATTCACCGCAGCAACCTAGTGGGCATGGGCATTCTGCCGTTGCAGTTTGCCGACGGTCAGACCTGGCAAAGCGTCGGCCTCACCGGCGAAGAAGTGTTTGAAGTCCTCGGCCTCGACGACAACGTGAAGCCACGCAGTCAACTCACCGTTTGCGCAACGGCGCCCGACGGCAAGGTGACGGAGTTTTCCGCCACCGTCCGCATCGACTCGCCTGTGGAGGTCGATTACTACCGCAACGGTGGTATTCTGCAAACGGTGTTGCGCAAACTTGCCGCGGGCGGCTAG
- a CDS encoding phytanoyl-CoA dioxygenase family protein, with amino-acid sequence MADRTAVTDLSTCHAPVSDLFPTASSREAQARYRLSDAQVRSFAENGYVAGIQVLDADQVDALRAELQGLFDPHHPGHELFYEYHSNESTDPARVLFHALGAWRIAPGFHDLLWNPAFTVPASQLLAGAVRFWHDQLFCKPAHHGGVVAWHQDYSYWTRTTPMAHLTCWIGLDDADSENGCLQYIPASHRWDLLPVTGLAGGMDTIRDVLTPEQLAKFQPVAIELKKGQCAFHHPLMIHGSYENRTDRPRRAAVVNVFRDGVRSASDDVSLAGVPPIPAGEPMAGQFFPLLFEPGPT; translated from the coding sequence ATGGCCGACCGCACCGCGGTTACCGATTTGTCCACCTGCCATGCGCCGGTCTCAGACCTGTTTCCCACGGCTAGCAGTCGCGAGGCGCAGGCTCGCTACCGGCTCAGCGATGCGCAAGTGCGCTCTTTCGCGGAAAATGGCTACGTCGCCGGGATTCAAGTTCTCGACGCAGACCAGGTCGACGCGCTGCGCGCCGAATTGCAGGGTTTGTTCGATCCGCACCACCCCGGACACGAGCTGTTCTACGAGTACCACTCGAACGAATCGACCGATCCCGCGCGGGTGTTGTTTCACGCGCTGGGGGCGTGGCGGATCGCGCCAGGATTCCATGACTTGCTCTGGAACCCGGCCTTTACCGTGCCCGCCTCGCAGTTGCTCGCTGGAGCCGTACGTTTCTGGCACGATCAGTTGTTTTGCAAACCGGCTCATCACGGCGGCGTGGTCGCCTGGCACCAGGACTATTCTTACTGGACGCGTACGACGCCGATGGCGCACCTGACTTGCTGGATCGGTCTGGACGACGCCGATAGCGAGAATGGCTGCCTGCAATACATTCCGGCCAGCCACCGTTGGGATCTGCTGCCCGTCACGGGCCTGGCCGGTGGCATGGATACGATTCGCGACGTGCTGACGCCCGAGCAGCTCGCCAAGTTTCAACCTGTCGCTATCGAGCTGAAGAAGGGGCAATGTGCGTTCCATCATCCGCTGATGATTCACGGATCGTACGAGAATCGCACGGATCGTCCCCGGCGGGCCGCGGTGGTGAACGTTTTCCGCGACGGCGTGCGTTCGGCGTCAGACGATGTGTCATTAGCCGGCGTACCACCGATTCCCGCCGGCGAGCCCATGGCCGGGCAATTCTTTCCGCTGCTTTTCGAGCCGGGGCCGACGTAG
- a CDS encoding AAA family ATPase: MSQADLNDDVVSLDDPRALADALDAAPERGETCEPESTDSPLSDSESPPENAIVIEQRADQRLDQLLSRINQLRMGVAIPMATEEPVKPDENTFFPIEPTNWEHVQVRESEVEALCLKYLLACGSATGMEVADQVKLPFKLIEGLLHQLKSDQLVYYRGSATMGDYQYQLTDMGRERSRRFADHCTYFGSVPVSLSDYIDSVGAQSLTNQHPTADDLRRAFSDLLLNKRILDRLGPAINSGRGLFLYGAAGNGKTSIAERATSAFGAFIWIPRAIVVDGEIIRVFDPMNHNEAPIDRGEGLLNDHKVDRRWVRIRRPTIVVGGELTMSALEVTTNTATGISEAPLQLKSNCGILVIDDFGRQRMSTDELLNRWIVPLEKRYDYLNLPNGKKVQVPFDQLIIFSTNLQPKDLVDDAFLRRIPYKIDVADPTEEEFRQLFEMMAPRLGFQYNDAAVGYLVNTHYNPTNRPFRCCQPRDLLLQIRNHCLYQNQPPEMTPENFDFAVANYFAIM; the protein is encoded by the coding sequence ATGTCTCAAGCAGATTTAAACGATGACGTGGTGTCGCTGGACGACCCCCGGGCCCTGGCCGATGCATTGGACGCCGCCCCTGAGAGGGGCGAAACATGCGAGCCGGAGTCGACAGACAGTCCGCTCAGCGATTCCGAGTCGCCCCCGGAGAATGCCATCGTGATTGAACAACGCGCCGACCAGCGCCTCGACCAGTTGCTATCAAGAATCAATCAGCTGCGCATGGGTGTGGCCATTCCGATGGCGACCGAAGAGCCGGTAAAACCGGACGAAAACACTTTCTTCCCCATCGAGCCGACGAACTGGGAGCACGTCCAGGTCCGCGAATCGGAAGTCGAAGCACTGTGCCTCAAATACCTGCTGGCCTGCGGCTCGGCAACGGGCATGGAGGTGGCCGACCAGGTCAAATTGCCGTTCAAGCTGATCGAAGGTTTGTTGCATCAGTTGAAGTCTGACCAGTTGGTCTACTATCGCGGCTCGGCCACGATGGGTGACTATCAGTACCAATTGACCGACATGGGGCGTGAGCGGTCGCGACGATTTGCCGATCACTGCACCTACTTCGGCTCGGTGCCCGTGTCGCTATCCGACTACATCGACAGCGTCGGCGCGCAGTCGCTGACGAATCAGCACCCGACAGCCGACGATCTGCGCCGCGCCTTCAGCGATTTGCTGTTGAACAAGCGGATTCTCGATCGACTCGGTCCGGCGATCAACTCGGGCCGAGGACTGTTCCTATACGGCGCGGCCGGCAACGGCAAGACGAGCATCGCCGAGCGCGCTACCAGCGCCTTCGGAGCCTTTATCTGGATTCCGAGGGCAATCGTCGTCGACGGTGAAATTATTCGCGTCTTCGACCCCATGAACCACAACGAAGCGCCCATCGACCGCGGCGAAGGGTTGTTAAACGATCATAAAGTCGACCGCCGCTGGGTGCGGATCCGCCGGCCCACGATCGTCGTTGGTGGCGAGTTGACAATGTCAGCACTCGAAGTAACGACAAATACGGCCACGGGCATCAGCGAAGCGCCGCTGCAACTGAAGAGCAATTGCGGCATTCTGGTGATCGACGACTTCGGCCGCCAACGGATGAGCACCGACGAGTTGTTGAATCGTTGGATCGTGCCTTTGGAAAAGCGCTACGATTATCTGAATCTTCCCAACGGCAAGAAGGTGCAGGTGCCGTTCGATCAATTGATTATTTTCTCGACCAACTTACAGCCGAAGGACCTGGTCGACGACGCCTTCTTGCGACGTATCCCGTACAAGATCGACGTCGCGGATCCGACCGAGGAAGAGTTTCGACAGCTGTTCGAGATGATGGCGCCACGGCTGGGCTTTCAATACAACGACGCGGCGGTCGGCTATCTGGTCAATACTCATTACAACCCGACGAACCGCCCGTTCCGCTGTTGCCAGCCGCGCGACTTGCTGTTGCAGATTCGCAATCACTGCCTGTACCAGAACCAACCTCCGGAGATGACGCCGGAGAACTTCGATTTCGCGGTGGCCAACTACTTCGCGATTATGTAG